In Leishmania mexicana MHOM/GT/2001/U1103 complete genome, chromosome 34, one DNA window encodes the following:
- a CDS encoding thioredoxin-like protein, whose amino-acid sequence MLKVSSKEHYGEIKKKAEGSLGLVVHFSATWCEPCTAVNEHLTKQAAEYGDNVVFAEVDCGELGDVCEAEGVESVPFVAYFRTPLVGDDRRVERVADVAGAKFDLIDMNTHSLFGEKGGNGVQQRDFATVDDYLHYLTKRPGVVMFITGTPSRPRCGFTGRLCELVHQLGVPFIYYDVMTSDAVCERLKIYANWPTYPQVYVDGELIGGWDICRELNEEGELKSTLKH is encoded by the coding sequence ATGCTCAAGGTCAGCTCGAAAGAGCACTACGGCGAGATCAAGAAGAAGGCCGAAGGCTCGCTGGGGCTTGTCGTACACTTTAGTGCCACCTGGTGTGAGCCCTGCACTGCCGTCAATGAACACCTTACCAAGCAAGCTGCCGAGTACGGCGACAATGTTGTCTTTGCTGAGGTAGATTGCGGCGAATTGGGCGACGTGtgcgaggcggagggggtggagtCGGTTCCATTCGTCGCGTACTTCCGCACCCCGCTTGTCGGGGATGACCGTCGCGTCGAGCGAGTGGCGGATGTAGCTGGCGCAAAGTTTGACCTGATCGACATGAATACTCACTCCCTGTTTGGCGAGAAGGGTGGCAACGGGGTTCAGCAGAGGGACTTTGCCACAGTGGACGATTACCTGCACTACCTCACGAAGCGGCCTGGGGTCGTTATGTTTATCACCGGCACCCCATCCCGTCCGCGCTGCGGCTTTACTGGTCGGCTATGTGAACTGGTGCATCAGCTTGGCGTTCCCTTCATCTACTACGACGTCATGACAAGCGACGCGGTGTGCGAGCGTCTCAAGATATACGCCAACTGGCCGACGTATCCGCAGGTATACGTGGACGGTGAGCTGATCGGTGGATGGGACATCTGCCGTGAGCTGAACGAGGAGGGCGAACTGAAGTCAACTTTGAAGCACTGA
- a CDS encoding histone H4, translated as MAKGKRSADAKGSQKRQKKVLRDNIRGITRGCVRRMARRGGVKRISSDIYEEVRRVLKAYVEDIVRCSTAYTEYARKKTVTASDVVNALRKKGHILYGYA; from the coding sequence ATGGCCAAGGGTAAGCGCTCCGCTGATGCCAAGGGCAGCCAGAAGCGCCAGaagaaggtgctgcgcgacaaCATCCGCGGCATTACACGCGGCTGCGTCCGCCGCAtggcgcgccgcggtggcgtgaAGCGCATCTCGAGCGACATCTACGAAgaggtgcgccgcgtgcTGAAGGCCTACGTGGAGGATAttgtgcgctgcagcacggcctACACCGAGTACGCCCGCAAGAAGACCGTGACGGCGTCCGATGTTGTGAACGCGCTGCGCAAGAAGGGCCACATCCTGTACGGCTACGCGTAA
- a CDS encoding putative short chain dehydrogenase — protein MSAPQKVALVTGANRGIGFATARRLGELGFKVLLGARDAKRGEEAVNTLRSDKLDVDLLLMTPTDHASVEAAVQKVEADYKRLDVLINNAAFMDFDNKVFPLNIQRMRDEFEINFFGTVDITNSFLPLMLRSSEAPRLVFLSTPLGTHETVDRPQNKYAHPNLTAYKCTKSAVNMYAHNLAKYLENYSEEAGGSAASAKVNCCYPGYVQTDMCFNSKEAHFTPYEGAETSVWLATLPADGPTGGLYHRAQKLPW, from the coding sequence ATGTCCGCTCCGCAAAAGGTGGCGCTTGTGACTGGTGCCAACCGTGGGATTGGATTTGCGACTGCTCGTCGCCTTGGTGAACTTGGTTTCAAGGTACTTCTCGGCGCACGTGATGCAAAGCGCGGTGAGGAGGCCGTCAACACGCTGCGTAGCGACAAGCTGGATGTGGATCTGCTGCTGATGACGCCGACGGACCACGCCTCTGTGGAGGCCGCTGTGCAGAAGGTTGAAGCTGATTACAAGCGCCTCGATGTGCTAATCAACAATGCGGCTTTCATGGATTTCGACAACAAGGTGTTCCCCTTGAACATCCAGCGCATGCGCGATGAGTTCGAGATCAACTTCTTTGGCACCGTGGACATCACAAACAGCTTCCTCCCGCTGATGCTGCGGTCGTCGGAGGCGCCGCGTCTAGTGTTTCTGTCGACCCCGCTTGGAACGCATGAAACGGTGGACCGCCCGCAGAACAAGTACGCGCACCCCAACTTGACAGCGTATAAGTGCACCAAGTCCGCTGTGAACATGTACGCGCACAACCTTGCCAAGTACCTCGAGAACTACTCCGAGGAGGCTGGTGGAAGCGCCGCTTCTGCGAAGGTGAACTGCTGCTACCCTGGCTATGTGCAAACTGATATGTGCTTCAACTCTAAGGAGGCACACTTCACTCCCTACGAGGGCGCTGAAACGAGCGTGTGGCTCGCCACCCTGCCGGCGGACGGCCCGACTGGCGGCCTGTACCACCGTGCCCAGAAGCTGCCATGGTAG
- a CDS encoding putative ubiquitin-conjugating enzyme e2, which yields MALRRIQKELRDLEKDPPANTSGGPVSESDLFNWKATIIGPEDSPYAGGLFFLNIHFPSDYPFKPPKLQFTTKIYHPNINNNGGICLDILKDQWSPALTISKVLLSVCSLLTDPNPDDPLVPDIARQYKTDRNAFNKTAAEWTRQYAM from the coding sequence ATGGCGCTTCGCCGGATCCAGAAGGAGCTGAGGGACCTCGAGAAGGACCCGCCAGCGAACACGAGCGGTGGCCCGGTCAGCGAGAGTGACCTCTTTAATTGGAAGGCCACCATCATTGGCCCGGAGGACTCACCATACGCTGGTggcctcttcttcctcaaCATCCACTTCCCCTCTGACTACCCGTTCAAGCCACCGAAGCTACAGTTCACAACCAAGATCTACCACCCGAACATAAACAACAACGGCGGCATCTGCCTTGATATTCTCAAGGACCAGTGGTCACCGGCGCTGACGATCTCGAAGGTTTtgctgtctgtgtgctcTCTGTTGACGGACCCCAACCCGGACGATCCGCTGGTGCCGGATATCGCGCGCCAGTACAAGACTGATAGGAACGCCTTCAACAAGACAGCCGCCGAGTGGACTCGTCAGTATGCCATGTAG
- a CDS encoding putative pre-mRNA splicing factor ATP-dependent RNA helicase, translated as MEAKHSSRNPLTGREYSSRYFTLLKGRERLPIFAAKSRIQKLVSQYQTLLLVGETGSGKTTQVPQYILELNPEHGIACTQPRRVAATSVSERVAEEMDVELGEEVGYSIRFDDKSSEKTRLKYLTDGMLLREAMTDPLLSRYSVIVLDEAHERTVSTDILIGTLKELLPKRPDLRIVVMSATLEEKRFQEYFSEAPLVHISGRMYGVEVYNSKAPEANYVEASIRTATQIHLYEGEGDILIFLTGEDEIETTVERLQSGIRMAEHSSANCHHGPVAVLPLYSALPPSQQRKVFQTVPEGTRKIVVATNVAETSLTIDGVVFVIDCGFSKQKVFNPKLRVESLLVTPISQASARQRCGRAGRTRPGKCFRLYTAKSFHSSLQPNTYPEILRCNLGSIVLHMKKMGIEDLVNFDFVEPPAPETLMRALELLNYLGALDDDGNLTEEGNFMSEFPVDPEMASMLFHSPKFGSSEDIARICAMLSVQNPFITPSNDQRGRALRCREQFYHPTGDHISYLNTFNVFYEMKNQSSSWCTENYINPRVMKQAVNIYRQLVGILRRLNLPICSTYTAQQRRVQGHDVPAELEFANEVRRAIVKGYFTKVALSLPTKHQFMTLKDDVKCLLFPSTYLNRRPKFVVFNELVLTSNTYIRTVTAVSEDWLIESSPSYFAHDEFEGITKQVFDEVFRRQGKEKERRSKRTRTPSDD; from the coding sequence ATGGAGGCGAAGCACAGCAGCCGTAATCCTTTAACGGGAAGGGAATACAGCTCCCGGTACTTTACTCTTTTGAAAGGGCGCGAGCGGCTCCCTATTTTTGCAGCCAAGTCGCGTATTCAAAAGCTGGTGAGTCAGTATCAGACGCTACTTCTCGTTGGAGAGACAGGCAGTGGAAAGACAACTCAGGTTCCTCAATACATTTTGGAGCTCAATCCGGAGCACGGAATTGCTTGtacgcagccgcggcgtgtCGCGGCAACAAGCGTGAGTGAGCGCGTGGCTGAGGAGATGGATGTTGAGCTAGGCGAGGAGGTAGGGTACTCTATTCGTTTCGATGATAAGAGTTCTGAGAAAACGCGGCTGAAATACCTGACAGATGGTATGCTTCTGCGCGAGGCGATGACGGATCCGCTGTTGAGTCGCTACAGTGTCATTGTTCTTGATGAAGCTCACGAGCGCACTGTATCGACAGACATTTTGATCGGCACCTTGAAGGAGCTTCTTCCAAAAAGACCAGATCTCCGCATTGTAGTGATGTCTGCGACCCTCGAAGAAAAGCGCTTTCAGGAGTATTTTTCTGAGGCACCGCTTGTCCATATTTCCGGCCGTATGTATGGTGTTGAGGTGTACAACTCAAAGGCACCTGAAGCTAACTACGTGGAAGCGAGCATTCGCACAGCAACGCAGATTCATCTGTACGAAGGCGAGGGCGACATCCTTATTTTTTTGACTGGTGAAGATGAAATCGAAACGActgtggagcggctgcaaAGCGGTATCAGGATGGCAGAGCACAGCAGTGCCAACTGCCACCACGGCCCCGTTGCAGTCTTGCCTTTGTACTCCGCCCTACccccgtcgcagcagcggaaggtGTTTCAGACAGTACCGGAGGGAACGCGCAAGATAGTTGTGGCGACAAACGTGGCCGAAACCTCATTGACGATTGACGGTGTTGTTTTTGTGATTGACTGTGGCTTTTCGAAGCAAAAAGTTTTCAATCCAAAGCTTCGAGTGGAATCGCTGCTTGTTACACCAATTAGCCAAGCGAGTGCTCGACAGCGCTGCGGTCGTGCCGGGCGTACCAGGCCGGGAAAATGCTTCCGACTCTATACGGCAAAATCTTTTCACTCTTCTCTGCAGCCCAACACGTACCCTGAAATTCTTCGTTGCAACCTCGGGAGTATTGTTTTGCATATGAAAAAAATGGGTATTGAAGATTTGGTGAACTTCGACTTTGTGGAGCCGCCGGCGCCTGAGACGCTGATGCGCGCGTTGGAGTTGCTCAATTACCTCGGCGCGCTGGATGACGATGGCAAtctgacggaggaggggaatTTTATGTCAGAGTTTCCGGTCGATCCGGAAATGGCATCAATGCTTTTTCACAGCCCTAAGTTTGGATCTTCTGAGGATATTGCACGAATTTGCGCTATGCTGTCTGTGCAAAATCCATTCATTACTCCTTCAAATGACCAGCGAGGCCGTGCATTGCGGTGCCGCGAACAGTTCTATCATCCAACAGGGGACCACATTTCGTACCTGAACACCTTCAATGTGTTCTACGAGATGAAGAACCAGAGCTCCTCTTGGTGCACCGAGAACTACATCAATCCTCGGGTTATGAAGCAAGCGGTGAACATTTACCGCCAACTTGTCGGAATCTTGCGACGTCTAAATTTGCCTATTTGCAGCACGTacacagcgcagcagcggcgtgtgCAGGGTCACGACGTTCCAGCGGAGTTGGAATTTGCAAAcgaggtgcgccgcgccaTAGTGAAAGGTTACTTTACAAAGGTGGCGCTCTCTCTTCCGACAAAGCACCAGTTTATGACGCTTAAAGACGATGTTAAATGCCTTCTTTTTCCATCGACATACCTGAACCGCCGCCCCAAATTTGTGGTATTTAATGAGCTAGTCCTGACGAGCAACACGTATATTAGAACGGTAACAGCTGTCTCTGAAGACTGGCTGATCGAGTCGAGCCCTTCGTATTTCGCCCATGATGAGTTCGAAGGGATTACGAAGCAGGTTTTTGATGAGGTTTTCCGAAGGCAAGGGAAGGAGAAAGAGCGTCGTTCGAAACGAACACGGACACCTAGTGATGACTAG
- a CDS encoding putative short chain dehydrogenase, whose amino-acid sequence MKSVLITGGNRGIGLETARQLGKLGYYVIISCRDEEKAKAAIEKVSAEGVKADYVVMDVVDESSVAKAAGEVSKKVNGVLDALINNAGYSAPSGDMSRVDLDEMRKCYEVNVIGAICVTNHFLEMVKKSPAGRIVNVGSIMGSCELNAAPLSRTPYSCSKAALNMYTVNLARSLEDTKVKANCAHPGWVKTDMGGAKAPLEVTEGAETSVYLATLPPDGPTGGFFHKRDRLGW is encoded by the coding sequence atgaAGTCTGTGCTCATCACCGGCGGGAACCGCGGGATCGGACTGGAGACGGCGCGCCAGTTGGGCAAGCTTGGCTACTATGTAATCATTAGCTGCCGCGAtgaggagaaggcgaaggccGCCATCGAGAAGGTGTCCGCAGAGGGTGTGAAGGCTGACTACGTAGTCATGGATGTGGTGGATGAATCCTCTGTTGCAAAGGCAGCTGGGGAGGTGTCCAAGAAGGTCAACGGCGTTCTCGATGCGCTCATCAATAACGCTGGATATAGCGCTCCTTCCGGCGACATGAGCCGCGTCGACCTCGATGAGATGCGGAAGTGCTATGAGGTGAACGTGATCGGGGCTATATGCGTGACAAACCACTTCCTGGAGATGGTGAAGAAGTCCCCCGCTGGTCGGATTGTGAACGTTGGGTCCATCATGGGGAGCTGCGAGCTGAACGCCGCCCCCCTGAGCCGCACTCCGTACAGCTGCTCGAAGGCTGCCCTGAACATGTACACTGTGAATCTGGCAAGGTCGCTGGAGGATACGAAGGTGAAAGCGAATTGCGCTCATCCTGGGTGGGTGAAGACGGACATGGGTGGCGCCAAAGCACCATTGGAAGTCACTGAGGGAGCGGAGACGAGCGTGTACCTtgccacgctgccgcccgaTGGCCCCACCGGCGGGTTCTTCCACAAGCGCGATCGTCTGGGCTGGTAG
- a CDS encoding putative NADH-dependent fumarate reductase, whose product MSRVAPSVNRVVIIGSGLAGQSAAIEAAREGAKEVVLIEKEARLGGNSAKATSGINGWGTAVQKAAGVDDSGELFEKDTFVSGKGGICQAELVRTLSDHSAESIEWLSSFGIPLTVITQLGGASRKRCHRAPDKPDGTPLPIGFTIVRALENYIRTNLSGTVLIETSARLISLTHRKEGDVEVVRGITYATQTGGGEEQTRELHADAVILATGGFSNDHTPNSLLQQYAPQLSSFPTTNGVWATGDGVKAARELGVALVDMDKVQLHPTGLLDPKDPNAKTLFLGPEALRGSGGVLLNKNGERFVNELDLRSVVSQAIIAQDNVYPGTESRRYAYCVLNDAAADAFGRSSLNFYWKKMGLFSEATDVAALAALIGCPEETLTHTLSEYEKISGGQNPCPLTGKSVFPCVLGTQGPYYVALVTPSIHYTMGGCLISPAAEILNEQMHPILGLFGAGEVTGGVHGGNRLGGNSLLECVVFGRIAGRHAARHLGPAVP is encoded by the coding sequence ATGTCTCGAGTAGCCCCTTCAGTAAACCGTGTCGTCATCATCGGCAGCGGACTTGCAGGGCAGTCCGCAGCGATCGAGGCCGCCCGCGAGGGCGCTAAGGAAGTTGTCCTCATTGAAAAGGAAGCGCGCCTGGGGGGCAACAGTGCCAAGGCCACGTCTGGCATCAACGGCTGGGGTACAGCAGTGCAGAAGGCCGCCGGCGTGGACGACAGCGGTGAACTCTTTGAAAAGGACACGTTCGTTTCTGGCAAGGGTGGCATCTGTCAGGCAGAGTTGGTGCGGACGCTCTCCGACCACAGCGCAGAATCCATCGAGTGGCTCTCCTCGTTTGGCATCCCGCTGACCGTCATCACGCAACTCGGCGGCGCGAGTCGCAAGCGCTGCCACCGTGCCCCAGACAAGCCGGACGGGACACCGCTCCCGATCGGTTTCACCATTGTCCGTGCGCTGGAGAACTACATTCGCACAAACTTGTCCGGCACCGTGCTCATCGAAACCAGTGCGCGTCTCATCTCACTGACACACAGAAAGGAGGGCGacgtggaggtggtgcgagGCATCACGTATGCCACGCAAACTGGAGGTGGCGAGGAGCAGACTCGCGAACTGCATGCTGACGCTGTCATTctcgccaccggcggctTCTCGAACGACCACACGCCCAActcgctcctgcagcagtaCGCGCCGCAACTGTCGtccttccccaccaccaACGGTGTATGGGCCACAGGTGATGGTGTGAAGGCGGCACGTGAGCTGGGTGTGGCCCTGGTAGACATGGAcaaggtgcagctgcacccgACCGGTCTGCTAGACCCGAAGGATCCGAACGCCAAGACACTCTTCCTCGGCCccgaggcgctgcgtggctccggcggcgtgctgctgaaCAAGAACGGTGAGCGCTTCGTGAACGAGCTGGACCTGCGCTCCGTCGTGTCGCAGGCGATTATCGCGCAGGACAACGTCTACCCCGGAACAGAGAGTCGCCGTTACGCGTACTGCGTGCTGAacgacgcggctgctgaCGCATTTGGTCGCAGCTCGTTGAACTTCTACTGGAAAAAGATGGGGCTGTTTTCTGAGGCTACAGACGTCGCCGCTCTTGCGGCTCTCATTGGATGTCCGGAAGAAACCTTGACGCACACGCTTTCCGAGTACGAGAAGATCTCCGGCGGCCAAAACCCCTGCCCGCTAACTGGCAAGAGCGTGTTCCCTTGTGTGCTGGGTACCCAAGGGCCCTACTACGTCGCCCTCGTCACACCGTCGATCCACTACACCATGGGTGGCTGCCTCATCTCGCCTGCAGCAGAGATCCTGAATGAGCAGATGCACCCGATTCTTGGTCTCTTTGGCGCTGGCGAGGTGACGGGCGGCGTGCACGGTGGCAACCGTCTCGGCGGCAACTCGCTGCTGGAGTGTGTCGTGTTCGGTCGCATTGCCGGGCGTCACGCTGCACGCCACCTCGGCCCAGCGGTGCCTTAG